A genomic segment from Lutzomyia longipalpis isolate SR_M1_2022 chromosome 3, ASM2433408v1 encodes:
- the LOC129791954 gene encoding uncharacterized protein LOC129791954: MSSVQDKMPPLEKKIPIKRSSSFQRLKCSAVLQFQVAGSKFKKEALRTLLENLINYSRDVLQKTYTTLSTQAFKLVCAVVVWILDTFVKHLNLKISDSVLVNWLLPQWKSEGANEILSRPAVQPPQRVVAPTQSPAAVDAVDAKVKHFLPHSPSKVEPKYTKTTPLLRTVIYGGAALACLEFLTLIFLLRTSQIPPGLIFQLSCLAFIGNLLFMISTRTSTVGLRSKALLAKFTTTPKRPLGENLCEHHTRLSRSRRKTCYLNLTDKSLSKIKLL, from the exons atgtcttcaGTGCAGGATAAGATGCCTCCTTTGGAGAAGAAGATTCCCATTAAGAGATCCAGCTCATTTCAGCGACTCAAGTGTTCGGCAGTTTTGCAATTTCAAGTTGCTG GTTCAAAGTTCAAAAAGGAAGCCCTACGGACGCTTCTGGAAAATCTCATCAACTACTCAAGGGATGTCTTGCAGAAAACCTACACTACCCTCTCGACGCAGGCTTTCAAGCTCGTATGTGCTGTTGTCGTGTGGATTTTGGATACTTTTGTGAAGCATCTCAATCTCAAGATTTCCGAT AGTGTCCTCGTCAATTGGTTGCTTCCGCAGTGGAAATCTGAGGGTGCGAATGAAATATTGAGCAGACCTGCGGTGCAACCACCTCAGAGGGTGGTGGCTCCTACCCAATCCCCAGCTGCTGTGGATGCGGTGGATGCCAAAGTGAAACACTTTTTGCCACATTCCCCATCAAAAGTCGAGccaaaatacacaaaaacCACCCCATTGCTGAGGACTGTGATTTACGGTGGGGCTGCACTTGCCTGCCTCGAATTCTTGACGCTCATTTTCCTCCTGAGAACATCCCAAATCCCCCCGGGACTCATCTTCCAGCTCTCCTGCCTTGCATTCATTGGGAATCTCCTCTTCATG ATTTCCACGAGAACCTCCACAGTGGGTCTGAGATCAAAGGCACTACTGGCCAAGTTTACAACAACACCAAAGCGACCACTAGGCGAAAATCTCTGTGAGCACCACACCAGATTGAGTCGGTCGAGAAGGAAGACGTGCTACTTGAACCTAACTGATAAGTCGCTAAGTAAGATTAAGCTTCTctga